A genomic window from Pseudogulbenkiania sp. MAI-1 includes:
- a CDS encoding porin, producing MKKLSIAVAVALALPLSAHALDFQVGSNTQLSISGLLAVGQKWSKVEDNGRGTKNEQRLDDNTSRLIFSGSTDLGNGLKAIGRIESRLTTDTRPSDALTEGQSPVTTRVGDATGWADGDTWFGLAGQWGQATFGKSTLYYTDTMAVPNFGLNGAGESYRTWDVQSLATFNLLSEVANGTTRYYTTGITRSRNVLRYDSPKFGGLDGSIAYTKNAAGDEQHCAATATSCAADYTAGGTWYGRLRYNDGPLTASLSLLDQKPQGSTLDTRGYRLGAGYTLPFNLKLGLVYDNTTVKNGVSTGKDAKRGVWMLPVSYGFGDHMAYLTYTKAGNTSNVANSGASQLTVGYDYALAKNAFAGVFLTKLKNDSNGTYVPYLSGTALGSSSPAKGEGWHQLSFNVNYWF from the coding sequence ATGAAGAAGCTGTCAATTGCCGTCGCAGTCGCGCTGGCCCTGCCGCTATCCGCCCATGCACTGGATTTCCAGGTGGGCAGCAACACGCAACTGTCGATTTCCGGCCTGCTGGCGGTCGGTCAGAAGTGGTCCAAGGTGGAGGACAACGGGCGCGGCACCAAGAACGAGCAGCGCCTGGACGACAACACCTCGCGCCTGATCTTTTCCGGCTCCACCGACCTCGGCAACGGGCTGAAGGCGATCGGCCGCATCGAAAGCCGCCTCACCACCGACACCCGCCCGTCCGATGCTCTGACCGAGGGGCAATCCCCGGTGACCACCCGCGTGGGCGACGCCACCGGCTGGGCCGACGGCGATACCTGGTTCGGCCTCGCCGGCCAGTGGGGCCAGGCCACCTTCGGCAAATCCACGCTCTATTACACCGACACCATGGCGGTGCCCAACTTCGGCCTCAACGGCGCGGGCGAATCGTACCGCACCTGGGATGTCCAGTCGCTCGCTACCTTCAACCTGCTGAGCGAAGTGGCCAACGGCACCACTCGCTACTACACCACCGGCATCACCCGCTCGCGCAACGTGCTGCGCTATGACTCGCCCAAGTTCGGCGGTCTGGATGGCAGCATCGCCTACACCAAGAACGCCGCGGGCGACGAACAGCACTGTGCAGCGACCGCCACCAGTTGCGCGGCCGACTACACGGCCGGCGGCACCTGGTACGGCCGTCTGCGCTACAACGATGGTCCGCTGACCGCCTCGCTGAGCCTGCTGGACCAGAAGCCGCAGGGCAGCACGCTCGATACGCGCGGCTACCGCCTGGGCGCCGGCTACACGCTGCCGTTCAACCTGAAGCTCGGCCTGGTGTATGACAACACCACGGTGAAGAACGGCGTGTCCACCGGCAAGGATGCCAAGCGCGGCGTGTGGATGCTGCCGGTCAGCTACGGCTTTGGCGACCATATGGCCTACCTGACCTACACCAAGGCCGGCAACACCTCCAACGTGGCTAACAGCGGCGCCAGCCAGCTCACCGTCGGCTACGACTACGCGCTGGCCAAGAACGCCTTTGCCGGCGTGTTCCTGACCAAGCTGAAGAATGACAGCAACGGCACCTATGTGCCTTACCTGTCCGGCACCGCGCTCGGCAGCAGCTCGCCGGCCAAGGGCGAGGGCTGGCACCAGCTGTCGTTCAACGTCAACTACTGGTTCTGA
- a CDS encoding acetyl-CoA C-acyltransferase family protein, protein MSQKEIFIVGAARTAIGTFGGSLKDVPATQLATTAVRAAIERAGVAPDAIGHVVMGNVIPTEPRDAYLSRVAAMDACIPKETPAFNVNRLCGSGLQAILMAAQAIQLGDADLAVGGGAESMSRGPYLMPGARWGTRMGNAQMVDYMLGILHDPWQQIHMGVTAENVATRYGISREMQDALALESQQRAARAIAAGRFKEQIVPVEIASRKGTVLFDTDEHVRADASLEQLAKMKPAFQKDGTVTAGNASGLNDGGAAVVLASYDRVQALGLTPLARLVAWGHAGVEPDHMGIGPVPASRIALQRAGLTVNDLDVIESNEAFAAQACAVAKELGFDPAKVNPNGSGISLGHPVGATGAIITTKAVYELHRTGGRYALVTMCIGGGQGIAAVFERV, encoded by the coding sequence ATGTCCCAGAAAGAAATCTTCATCGTTGGAGCCGCGCGCACCGCCATCGGCACCTTCGGCGGCTCGCTCAAGGATGTGCCCGCCACTCAGCTCGCCACCACCGCCGTGCGCGCCGCGATCGAGCGTGCCGGCGTGGCGCCGGATGCCATCGGCCACGTGGTGATGGGCAACGTGATCCCGACCGAACCGCGTGACGCCTATCTGTCGCGCGTGGCGGCGATGGATGCCTGCATCCCCAAGGAAACTCCGGCGTTCAACGTCAACCGGCTGTGCGGTTCCGGCCTGCAGGCCATTCTGATGGCGGCGCAGGCGATCCAGCTCGGTGATGCCGACCTCGCGGTCGGCGGCGGCGCCGAGTCGATGAGCCGTGGCCCCTACCTTATGCCGGGCGCGCGCTGGGGCACCCGCATGGGCAACGCTCAGATGGTCGACTATATGCTCGGCATCCTGCACGACCCGTGGCAGCAGATCCATATGGGGGTGACCGCCGAGAACGTCGCCACGCGCTACGGCATCAGCCGCGAGATGCAGGACGCGCTGGCGCTGGAAAGCCAGCAGCGCGCCGCGCGCGCCATCGCCGCGGGCCGCTTCAAGGAACAGATCGTGCCGGTCGAGATCGCCAGCCGCAAGGGCACGGTCTTGTTCGATACTGACGAGCACGTGCGCGCCGATGCTTCGCTGGAGCAGCTCGCCAAGATGAAGCCGGCGTTCCAGAAAGATGGGACCGTTACCGCTGGGAACGCCTCCGGCCTCAACGACGGCGGCGCCGCCGTGGTGCTGGCCAGCTACGACCGTGTGCAGGCGCTCGGTCTGACGCCGCTGGCACGGCTGGTGGCCTGGGGCCACGCCGGGGTGGAGCCGGACCACATGGGTATCGGCCCGGTGCCGGCCAGCCGCATCGCCTTGCAGCGCGCCGGCCTGACCGTGAACGATCTGGATGTCATCGAATCGAACGAGGCGTTCGCTGCCCAGGCCTGCGCGGTGGCCAAGGAACTCGGCTTCGACCCGGCCAAGGTCAACCCGAACGGCTCCGGCATCTCGCTCGGCCACCCGGTCGGCGCTACCGGCGCCATCATCACCACCAAGGCGGTCTACGAGCTGCACCGTACCGGCGGACGCTACGCGCTGGTGACCATGTGCATCGGCGGCGGCCAGGGCATCGCGGCGGTGTTCGAGCGCGTGTAA
- a CDS encoding RES family NAD+ phosphorylase — protein MPTGKVNLDYGDVWVRKSRSAVLLVLSIIVPEERNILINPKHPEASRIHAKKVRKWLYDSRMA, from the coding sequence GTGCCAACGGGCAAAGTGAACCTGGACTATGGCGATGTATGGGTGAGAAAAAGCCGCTCGGCCGTATTGCTCGTCCTCTCGATCATCGTTCCCGAAGAGCGGAACATCCTCATCAATCCCAAACACCCGGAAGCATCACGTATCCACGCGAAGAAGGTTCGCAAGTGGCTGTACGACTCACGCATGGCATAA
- the nosP gene encoding nitric oxide-sensing protein NosP, whose product MKPHNSIRTGQSCASDPREAVREFFAQVAQPGMGLVLFFCSSEYDLDVLAEEMDRLFAGVQVVGCTTAGEIGPLGYREHSISGVSFPAGEFTAVSGRIEHLQRFEFAKGQAFAIAQLQRLESMAPQASPQNSVAFLLVDGLSIREEPVARALQNALGRLPLIGGSAGDGLNFGSTHVYFGGRFHRDSAVMILLTTPLPLRIFKIQHFVPTEERLVVTAADIANRVVTEINGLPAAEEYARVVGVAARDLDATRFAASPVVVLIDSTNYVRSIQKVNPDGSLTFYCAIEEGLVLRVAHGVDLVLNMEQSFAAIQNEIGPPQLVIGCDCILRKLEIAQSGLTDHVGEIFKHNNAIGFNTYGEQYRGIHVNQTLTGIAIGATIPELHNG is encoded by the coding sequence ATGAAACCCCACAACAGTATTCGGACCGGTCAATCGTGCGCGAGCGATCCGCGTGAGGCGGTCAGGGAGTTTTTTGCGCAGGTGGCGCAACCGGGCATGGGGCTGGTTCTTTTCTTCTGTTCCAGCGAGTACGACCTCGACGTGCTGGCCGAGGAGATGGACCGGTTGTTTGCCGGGGTGCAGGTGGTGGGGTGCACCACGGCAGGGGAGATTGGTCCGCTCGGTTACCGTGAGCACAGCATTTCCGGGGTGAGTTTTCCGGCAGGGGAGTTTACTGCCGTGAGTGGCCGTATCGAGCACTTGCAGCGGTTCGAATTCGCCAAGGGGCAGGCTTTCGCCATAGCCCAGTTGCAGAGGCTGGAAAGCATGGCGCCGCAAGCAAGCCCGCAGAACAGCGTGGCCTTTCTGCTGGTCGACGGTCTGTCGATACGCGAAGAGCCGGTGGCGCGTGCCTTGCAAAACGCCCTCGGCCGCTTGCCGCTGATTGGCGGCTCGGCCGGCGATGGTTTGAACTTCGGCAGCACCCATGTTTATTTCGGTGGGCGCTTTCATCGCGACAGTGCGGTCATGATTCTGCTGACCACCCCCTTGCCTCTTCGCATATTCAAGATCCAGCACTTCGTGCCTACCGAAGAAAGGCTGGTCGTCACTGCCGCCGACATTGCCAATCGCGTCGTCACGGAAATCAATGGCCTGCCTGCCGCGGAGGAGTATGCCAGGGTGGTCGGTGTCGCCGCTCGCGATCTGGACGCGACACGTTTCGCGGCGTCCCCCGTGGTGGTGCTCATAGATAGCACGAACTATGTGCGTTCCATCCAGAAGGTCAACCCGGACGGCAGTTTGACCTTTTACTGTGCCATCGAGGAGGGGCTGGTTTTGCGCGTGGCACACGGGGTCGATCTGGTGCTCAACATGGAGCAGTCCTTCGCCGCGATTCAAAACGAAATCGGCCCGCCGCAACTGGTCATCGGCTGTGACTGCATCCTGCGCAAACTGGAGATTGCGCAAAGCGGGCTCACCGATCATGTCGGCGAGATCTTCAAGCATAACAATGCGATAGGGTTCAACACCTATGGCGAGCAGTATCGCGGCATCCATGTCAATCAGACGCTGACCGGCATCGCCATCGGCGCCACCATTCCGGAACTGCACAATGGCTGA
- a CDS encoding GGDEF domain-containing protein has protein sequence MAEREPPPGADEVTLRAEIARLNKVIQALMNHAERSTNAHSSDFGLFQTAIMLEEQVRRRTEDLEAALSENEKVTRALRESEARFRGVVSQSLVGIAIIESGKFSYSNPKFDEIFGYSAEEIGKLGPLDVAIEEDRPLVAEQLRKRLSGEVERVDYVFRGQRKDGAVIDVEIQSSAMEVGGALAIISLAMDITERIRAEREVLALQEQLREQSTHDALTGLYNRRYLDETLGRGLMLAQRQGHSVSVIMGDLDHFKSINDRYGHLAGDEALRVFGDLMRRHARGSDIYCRYGGEEFLLVLPGMDEKAACERAEQLRREIAATPVTFGGTTFAVTASFGVASFPRHGMNDDELIAAADKALYDAKEGGRNQVRSCAASGASLLQGVR, from the coding sequence ATGGCTGAACGAGAGCCACCGCCCGGCGCCGACGAGGTGACGTTGCGGGCCGAGATTGCCCGGCTGAACAAGGTCATCCAGGCGCTGATGAACCATGCCGAGCGCAGCACCAATGCGCATTCCTCCGATTTCGGGTTGTTCCAGACTGCGATCATGCTGGAGGAACAGGTGCGTCGCCGTACCGAGGATCTGGAGGCAGCGCTAAGCGAGAACGAAAAAGTCACGCGCGCCTTGCGTGAATCGGAGGCGAGGTTCCGCGGCGTGGTGAGTCAATCCCTGGTCGGGATCGCCATCATCGAGAGCGGGAAGTTCAGTTATAGCAATCCCAAGTTCGACGAGATTTTCGGCTACAGCGCCGAGGAAATCGGCAAGTTGGGTCCGCTTGACGTCGCCATCGAAGAAGACCGGCCGCTGGTCGCGGAACAATTGCGCAAGCGTCTCAGCGGTGAAGTGGAACGGGTCGATTATGTGTTCCGCGGGCAGCGCAAGGACGGGGCCGTGATCGATGTCGAGATTCAGAGCAGCGCGATGGAGGTCGGCGGGGCCCTGGCGATCATCAGCCTCGCCATGGACATTACCGAGCGTATCCGCGCCGAGCGCGAAGTGCTGGCCTTGCAGGAGCAACTGCGCGAACAATCCACTCACGATGCCCTCACGGGGCTCTACAACCGCCGCTATCTGGACGAGACCCTGGGCCGCGGATTGATGCTGGCGCAGCGCCAGGGTCATTCCGTCAGTGTGATCATGGGCGACCTCGATCACTTCAAGTCCATCAATGACCGGTACGGCCATCTGGCCGGGGATGAGGCGCTGAGGGTCTTCGGCGACTTGATGAGGCGCCATGCGCGGGGAAGCGATATCTATTGTCGTTATGGTGGGGAAGAGTTTCTGCTGGTGCTGCCTGGCATGGATGAAAAGGCTGCCTGCGAGCGTGCCGAGCAATTGCGCCGGGAAATAGCGGCGACACCGGTGACGTTCGGTGGCACAACTTTTGCGGTGACGGCATCATTCGGCGTGGCCTCGTTCCCTCGGCATGGCATGAATGACGATGAGTTGATCGCTGCCGCCGATAAGGCGCTTTACGACGCGAAAGAGGGCGGCCGCAATCAGGTCCGAAGTTGTGCCGCATCGGGCGCGAGCCTCTTGCAAGGAGTGAGGTAG
- a CDS encoding NAD(P)-dependent oxidoreductase: MKVLITGGAGFIGARLARTLLNALRTAGGVPWP, from the coding sequence ATGAAAGTGCTGATTACCGGTGGAGCTGGTTTCATCGGCGCACGGCTGGCGCGCACGCTGCTCAATGCGCTGCGCACCGCCGGCGGTGTGCCCTGGCCTTAG
- the otnI gene encoding 2-oxo-tetronate isomerase codes for MPQFAANLTMMYPEHAFLDRFAAAAQDGFRAVEYLFPYDYPAAGIASRLDAHGLTQALFNLPPGDWAAGERGIAALPGREAEFAASVELALAYADATGCSRLHAMAGLVPQGADLAAMRATFVANLRLAARRCAAQGITLLIEPINNRDMPGYFLNYQQQAHDIVAEAGEPNLKVQMDWYHCQIMEGDIAMRLRRHFAGVGHVQIAGVPERHEPDSGELNYPYLFALLDELGYDGYVGCEYRPRAGTSAGLGWFQPYKEAQR; via the coding sequence ATGCCGCAATTTGCCGCCAATCTGACCATGATGTACCCGGAACACGCCTTTCTCGACCGCTTCGCGGCGGCGGCGCAAGACGGGTTTCGTGCGGTCGAGTACCTGTTTCCCTACGACTACCCGGCGGCGGGCATCGCCTCCCGCCTCGACGCCCACGGCCTGACCCAGGCGCTGTTCAATCTGCCGCCGGGCGACTGGGCGGCCGGCGAGCGCGGCATCGCCGCCCTGCCGGGACGCGAGGCCGAGTTCGCCGCCTCGGTCGAGCTTGCCCTCGCCTACGCCGACGCGACCGGCTGCAGCCGCCTGCACGCGATGGCCGGACTGGTGCCACAAGGCGCCGACCTCGCCGCGATGCGCGCCACCTTCGTCGCCAACCTGCGTCTGGCGGCACGCCGCTGCGCCGCGCAGGGCATCACACTGTTGATCGAACCGATCAACAACCGCGACATGCCGGGCTACTTCCTCAACTACCAGCAGCAGGCGCACGACATCGTGGCCGAGGCGGGCGAGCCCAATCTGAAAGTGCAGATGGATTGGTACCACTGCCAGATCATGGAGGGCGACATCGCCATGCGCCTGCGTCGCCATTTCGCCGGCGTCGGCCACGTCCAGATCGCCGGCGTACCGGAGCGCCACGAGCCGGACAGCGGAGAACTCAACTACCCCTACCTGTTCGCGCTGCTCGACGAGCTGGGCTACGACGGCTACGTCGGCTGCGAATACCGGCCGCGAGCCGGTACCTCGGCCGGGCTGGGATGGTTTCAGCCGTACAAGGAGGCACAACGATGA
- a CDS encoding GlxA family transcriptional regulator, whose protein sequence is MNNAPTPIPNGIHNLQVTTFGFLLIKDFSLIALSTAVDPLRIANMVVGRKVYTFKLLSVDGDSVTSSDGIRVFTEGTIADNEVFDTVFVVGPNPIPQPRNLGITRWLRYQDGKGAALGGIDTGSYYLARAGLLDGYRCTIHWEDQDLLVERFPKLIVSNRLYEVDNKRYTCSGGVAPLDMMVQLISRSPGTRNLGARVLELLVAEKRSHEQRQRASLRQYQGTELPKLEEALQLMESNIEETLSIAEIAAYLSVSVRQLERWFQDRLNKTPAQAYMEIRLLRARQLLYRTAKPLEEVCANTGFVSTTHFATKYKAQFEISPITDRKRYQGML, encoded by the coding sequence ATGAACAACGCCCCTACTCCGATTCCAAACGGCATCCATAATCTGCAGGTCACCACCTTCGGCTTTCTGCTGATCAAGGACTTTTCCCTGATTGCACTCAGTACCGCGGTGGACCCGCTGCGCATCGCCAACATGGTGGTGGGGCGCAAGGTCTACACCTTCAAGCTGCTGTCGGTGGACGGCGACTCGGTCACTTCCAGCGATGGCATCCGGGTGTTCACCGAAGGCACCATCGCCGACAACGAGGTGTTCGACACCGTGTTCGTGGTCGGCCCCAACCCCATCCCCCAGCCGCGCAACCTCGGCATCACGCGCTGGCTGCGCTACCAGGACGGCAAGGGCGCGGCGCTGGGCGGCATCGATACCGGCAGCTACTACCTGGCGCGCGCCGGCCTGCTTGACGGCTACCGCTGCACCATCCACTGGGAAGACCAGGACTTGCTGGTGGAACGCTTCCCCAAGCTGATCGTCTCCAACCGCCTCTACGAGGTGGACAACAAGCGCTACACCTGCAGCGGCGGGGTCGCCCCGCTCGACATGATGGTGCAGCTGATCAGCCGCTCCCCCGGCACTCGCAACCTGGGCGCGCGCGTACTGGAACTCCTGGTGGCGGAGAAACGCAGCCACGAACAGCGCCAGCGCGCCTCGCTGCGGCAATACCAGGGCACGGAGCTACCCAAGCTGGAAGAAGCGCTGCAACTGATGGAGAGCAATATCGAAGAGACGCTGTCGATCGCCGAGATCGCCGCCTACCTCTCGGTCTCGGTGCGGCAACTGGAGCGCTGGTTCCAGGATCGCCTCAACAAGACCCCGGCCCAGGCCTACATGGAAATCCGCCTGCTGCGCGCGCGGCAGCTGCTCTACCGCACCGCCAAGCCGCTCGAGGAGGTGTGCGCCAACACCGGCTTTGTCTCCACCACCCACTTCGCCACCAAGTACAAGGCGCAGTTCGAGATTTCTCCGATCACCGACCGCAAGCGCTACCAGGGCATGCTCTGA
- a CDS encoding M24 family metallopeptidase, producing MELESLIKIENGEKAKHTFSDAEYANRQRKLRELMASQNIDSVLFTSYHNINYYADFLYCSFGRKYGLVVTGDKVVSISANIDGGQPWRRTVGDYNVVYTDWQRDNFYRAVQQEIPNKGRVGLEYDQLPVEALNKLRAALPSVEFVDISAATMRMRMIKSAEEIALIKHGAQVCDVGGAALAAAVHEGVPEHEVALASTQAMVREIARRFPDSELMDTWTWFQSGINTDGAHNPVTTRKVQKGDILSLNCFSMISGYYTALERTMFFDHCPDAHLRLWKINVEVHEAGLELIKPGAVCGEIAKELNKIYEKYDLLKYRTFGYGHSFGVLSHYYGREAGLELREDIDTVLEPNMVVSMEPMIMLPEGMPGAGGYREHDILVVHENGAENITGFKYGPEHNIIKA from the coding sequence ATGGAACTGGAAAGTCTGATCAAAATCGAGAACGGTGAGAAAGCCAAGCACACCTTCTCCGATGCCGAGTACGCCAACCGCCAGCGCAAGCTGCGCGAGCTGATGGCCAGCCAGAACATCGACAGCGTGCTGTTCACCTCGTACCACAACATCAACTACTACGCCGATTTCCTGTACTGCTCGTTCGGCCGCAAGTACGGCCTGGTGGTGACGGGCGACAAGGTGGTGTCGATCTCGGCCAACATCGATGGCGGCCAGCCGTGGCGCCGTACCGTCGGCGACTACAACGTGGTCTACACCGACTGGCAGCGCGACAACTTCTACCGCGCCGTGCAGCAGGAAATCCCCAACAAGGGCCGTGTCGGCCTCGAGTACGACCAGTTGCCGGTCGAGGCGCTGAACAAGCTGCGCGCCGCGCTGCCGTCGGTGGAGTTCGTCGACATCAGCGCCGCCACCATGCGCATGCGCATGATCAAGTCGGCCGAAGAGATCGCCCTGATCAAGCACGGCGCGCAGGTGTGCGACGTGGGTGGCGCGGCACTGGCCGCCGCGGTGCACGAAGGCGTGCCGGAACACGAGGTGGCGCTGGCCTCGACCCAGGCGATGGTGCGCGAGATCGCCCGCCGCTTCCCGGATTCCGAACTGATGGATACCTGGACTTGGTTCCAGTCCGGCATCAACACCGACGGCGCCCACAACCCGGTCACCACGCGCAAGGTGCAGAAGGGTGACATCCTCAGCCTCAACTGTTTCTCGATGATTTCCGGCTACTACACCGCGCTGGAACGCACCATGTTCTTCGACCACTGCCCGGACGCGCATCTGCGCCTGTGGAAGATCAACGTCGAGGTGCACGAAGCGGGCCTTGAGCTGATCAAGCCGGGCGCGGTCTGCGGCGAAATCGCCAAGGAACTCAACAAGATCTACGAGAAGTACGACCTGCTCAAGTACCGCACCTTCGGCTACGGCCACTCCTTCGGCGTGCTGAGCCACTACTACGGCCGTGAAGCCGGGCTGGAACTGCGCGAGGACATCGACACCGTGCTCGAGCCGAACATGGTGGTGTCGATGGAGCCGATGATCATGCTGCCGGAA